From Thermus sediminis, a single genomic window includes:
- a CDS encoding ParA family protein, which yields MRRERLIPLLEWARKEGMSESLARKWIREGRVEAVRLGHYWYIPEVVDGPEQGTQTHTFFTHAGGAGKTSLARDLGFELASRGYRVLLVDADPQANLTAWLGVDPSSVAEEETLLKVIRQDLLPRPRQVGRNLFLIPASVNLAVGELELDRKPLGALALRTALERVEGEYDLVLVDSLPSLGSLAVMAALAGDGLLVPVETGAKGIQALGAVVQVAKEYREALRKVDPEGVAGRSHIIAAFIPTKYDARTQGDNRILQALGELEDIAPVAPRVAYRPGPHRRATEGQVPIQLTGDREAAEEVAQLADFLLKRVFRFEEVVA from the coding sequence ATGCGCAGGGAAAGGCTGATCCCCCTCCTGGAGTGGGCCCGCAAGGAGGGCATGTCGGAGAGTCTAGCGCGGAAGTGGATTAGGGAGGGCCGGGTGGAGGCCGTTCGCCTGGGCCACTACTGGTACATCCCCGAGGTGGTGGACGGGCCCGAGCAGGGCACCCAGACCCACACCTTCTTCACCCACGCTGGGGGGGCGGGAAAGACCTCCCTGGCCCGCGACCTGGGGTTTGAGCTGGCCTCGAGGGGGTACCGGGTGCTCCTGGTGGACGCCGACCCCCAGGCCAACCTCACCGCCTGGTTGGGGGTGGACCCCAGCTCCGTGGCGGAGGAGGAGACCCTCCTCAAGGTCATCCGCCAGGACCTCCTTCCCCGCCCCAGGCAGGTGGGCCGGAACCTCTTCCTGATCCCCGCCTCGGTGAACCTGGCCGTGGGGGAGCTGGAACTAGACCGGAAGCCTCTGGGAGCCCTGGCCCTGCGCACGGCCCTGGAAAGGGTAGAGGGGGAGTACGACCTGGTGCTGGTGGACTCCCTTCCCTCCCTGGGTTCCCTGGCGGTGATGGCCGCCTTGGCGGGGGATGGCCTACTGGTTCCCGTGGAAACCGGCGCTAAGGGCATCCAGGCCCTAGGAGCGGTGGTCCAGGTGGCCAAGGAGTACCGGGAAGCCCTCCGGAAGGTGGATCCCGAAGGGGTGGCGGGCAGAAGCCACATCATCGCGGCCTTCATCCCCACCAAGTACGATGCCAGGACCCAGGGGGACAACCGCATCCTCCAGGCCCTCGGGGAGTTGGAGGACATCGCGCCCGTGGCCCCGCGCGTAGCCTACCGCCCTGGCCCTCACCGAAGGGCTACCGAAGGGCAGGTACCCATCCAGCTCACCGGGGATCGGGAGGCCGCCGAGGAGGTGGCCCAACTGGCGGACTTCCTGCTCAAGAGGGTGTTCCGCTTTGAGGAGGTGGTGGCGTGA
- a CDS encoding ParB/RepB/Spo0J family partition protein gives MSAIRAYLKGLVEEAKSPATSHLPLSALVPEAQPRRRFEGLEALAESIREKGVLQPLLVRPLGDGRYAIVAGERRYRAAQMAGLTEVPVRVLEVSEGEARLLALVENLGREDLNPYEETLGVLELLSEDLGRRREEVVALLHRMWNERRGRVTHNVMGSPEAQRVEEVFRALGRMGWESFVQNRLPLLGLPGDLREALEAGAIPYTAALELKRVKDGVLRRGLLQEAKVGLSLRELKARVREALRREKAPPPWHKEVAQRLLRLDLEALPPGKREEVERHLEALRRLLE, from the coding sequence GTGAGCGCCATCCGCGCCTACCTGAAGGGCCTGGTAGAGGAGGCCAAAAGCCCCGCCACATCCCACCTGCCCCTTTCAGCCCTCGTCCCAGAGGCCCAGCCCCGCAGGCGGTTTGAGGGCCTCGAGGCCCTCGCCGAGAGCATCCGGGAGAAGGGGGTCCTCCAGCCCCTCCTGGTGCGCCCCCTGGGGGACGGGCGGTACGCCATCGTGGCCGGGGAGAGGCGGTACCGGGCGGCCCAGATGGCGGGCCTCACCGAGGTCCCGGTCCGGGTCCTGGAGGTCTCGGAGGGAGAGGCCCGCCTCCTGGCCCTGGTGGAGAACCTAGGGCGGGAGGACCTGAACCCCTACGAGGAGACCCTGGGGGTGCTGGAGCTCCTGTCGGAAGACTTGGGGAGGCGTAGGGAAGAGGTGGTGGCCCTCCTCCATCGGATGTGGAACGAGAGGAGGGGGAGGGTTACCCATAACGTTATGGGTAGCCCCGAGGCCCAGAGGGTGGAGGAGGTCTTCCGGGCCCTGGGGCGTATGGGATGGGAGTCCTTCGTGCAAAACCGCCTCCCCCTCCTAGGGCTCCCTGGGGACCTGAGGGAGGCCCTAGAGGCGGGGGCCATCCCCTACACCGCCGCCCTGGAGCTCAAAAGGGTGAAGGATGGGGTCCTGAGGCGGGGGCTCCTGCAGGAGGCCAAGGTGGGGCTTTCCCTGAGGGAGCTCAAGGCCCGGGTGCGGGAGGCCCTGAGGCGGGAGAAGGCCCCTCCCCCCTGGCACAAGGAGGTGGCCCAGAGGCTCCTCCGGCTGGACCTCGAGGCCCTCCCCCCGGGGAAGCGGGAGGAGGTGGAGCGCCACCTCGAGGCCCTCCGCAGGCTCCTGGAGTAG